From the genome of Argentina anserina chromosome 4, drPotAnse1.1, whole genome shotgun sequence, one region includes:
- the LOC126792169 gene encoding uncharacterized protein LOC126792169, giving the protein MFLRRHIDQSLVWEYLQLKTPKELWDALKGRFGNIHDTLLPELTIQWNEIRLLDYKRVNDFNSDMLRLKARLNFCGNELTKDDMIQKTLSTFPTSALILANQYRLEYDNKRITTFHKLITMLQVSEHHDQVLLNNNVRPMRTKKIPKANYGKVKDGKNPKVKGIGRADPYTRGGNTPRGKGY; this is encoded by the coding sequence ATGTTCTTGAGGCGGCATATTGATCAAAGCTTGGTATGGGAGTACCTTCAGTTGAAAACACCCAAAGAACTATGGGATGCCCTAAAGGGACGTTTTGGGAATATTCATGACACTTTGCTCCCAGAATTAACTATCCAGTGGAATGAAATCCGCTTACTTGACTACAAAAGGGTTAATGACTTTAACAGTGATATGTTGCGCCTGAAAGCACGTCTCAATTTCTGTGGCAATGAACTCACGAAAGATGATATGATCCAGAAAACTCTATCCACTTTCCCTACTTCGGCCCTTATACTAGCGAACCAGTATAGGTTGGAGTATGACAACAAAAGAATCACTACCTTCCATAAATTGATCACCATGTTGCAAGTATCTGAGCATCATGATCAAGTTCTTTTGAACAATAATGTCAGACCTATGAGGACAAAGAAAATTCCCAAAGCTAACTATGGCAAGGTGAAGGATGGAAAAAACCCTAAAGTAAAGGGGATTGGACGTGCTGACCCTTACACACGTGGGGGCAATACCCCACGTGGAAAAGGATATTGA